ATTTTTACAGAAGAAGCGGGTTTTCCAAGAAGAACGGCGATCGCATTTTCGATTTGAGCCCTGGTATTTTCCAACCCTATATATTGAGATTGCAGGCTGGCCAGATCTGTTTTTGCTCTTGCAAGATCAAGCTCGTTAGCCAGTCCTCCATCATAACGGCTTTGCACCAAGTAAAGATTATCTCTAAAGACATCGATCATGTAGCGGTAGACAGCCAATTGTGCATCGATATAGCGAATGGAAAAATAATCGGTGGCCAACTCCGCATGCAAACTAAGAAGCAAGTTTTCATAGGCTGCTTGGGTAGCTTGTGCAGAAGCTTTTGCAGCTTCAAGTTCGCGACGGTATCTTCCCCAGATATCCGCCTCATAAGATGCCGCTAAAGGCAGCGCCCATTCATTCCAATAAATAGGCAGACCAGTTTGAAACTGGGTAAAACCAATTTGCTGGCCTGTTGTTGAGCTAAAAACAGGGGCGAATACGGGATGTTGAAGGAAGAAAAAGGGCTGGTTTTGAGAAAATCTTAATCTGGAGTAGAAGGGATAAAACCCGATATGGGGGAAAAAATTGGAAAGAGATTGCGTTACCAGGGCTCTTGCCTCTACAACTTGAGCATAAATTCCTTTCAGTTGCTGGTTGCCTATCAACAGTTGAGCTTCCAATTGGTCTAACAAAGGGTCTTTAAAAACCTTCCACCATTCTCCTTTAGCGATTGCATCCTGAGGAAGGGCCTTCTTCCACCGAATACCTTCCAGCCTTTTTCCCGAGGCAGTTTGCACTTCAGTGGGTGTCACTCCTTCTTCTCCTGTCGTGGGTTTTTCAGCGTTAGGATTGTTTCCCCATTTGAAGGCTAGCGGAGTTTCTGCCACAGGCCGGTGGTAATCAGGACCAACGGCACAACCGCAGATCAAAAAAACCAATGGAAAAAAGAAAAGAGACTTCGGTGCTCTTTTCATTTCCCTTAGAATAAAAGGGCACTTCA
The DNA window shown above is from Methylacidiphilum caldifontis and carries:
- a CDS encoding efflux transporter outer membrane subunit, which translates into the protein MKRAPKSLFFFPLVFLICGCAVGPDYHRPVAETPLAFKWGNNPNAEKPTTGEEGVTPTEVQTASGKRLEGIRWKKALPQDAIAKGEWWKVFKDPLLDQLEAQLLIGNQQLKGIYAQVVEARALVTQSLSNFFPHIGFYPFYSRLRFSQNQPFFFLQHPVFAPVFSSTTGQQIGFTQFQTGLPIYWNEWALPLAASYEADIWGRYRRELEAAKASAQATQAAYENLLLSLHAELATDYFSIRYIDAQLAVYRYMIDVFRDNLYLVQSRYDGGLANELDLARAKTDLASLQSQYIGLENTRAQIENAIAVLLGKPASSVKIASNPISGSVPVLPEYLPSDLLQRRPDVAQAERQMASANADIGVALGAFFPSVNLLASVGLLSSTIEMLFNGSSRFWTLGPFVSLPIFEGGQLVAGLQQAKAAYQAAVANYRQGVLIAFQEVENALAALKILEAQQEAQQRTVAFAKDQFDVSLVRFKEGLVNYIEVDTTEQVWLNAQLLNLQILGERFISTVALIRALGGGWEDYSMRPVGASTKSKSSGS